Proteins encoded together in one Gigantopelta aegis isolate Gae_Host chromosome 8, Gae_host_genome, whole genome shotgun sequence window:
- the LOC121378602 gene encoding major facilitator superfamily domain-containing protein 6-like protein B, with translation METVNISRSILICNVFQFFFASSKACLLPFLTLFFRLMGLNAVETGIIIAAKTLTGFVWAPIWARCAIAYNKRRIVLIFSLMVMAATYFTMTIVYSHVSNNQFSCNKSFHSGDGVLGTTVNKSGGNNSYGTNSVTMSSKIQPTGTFITMPVTNETIYNTAQAVSNISKLSTTSIPTSSLMPTSPFQQSKLKKLFSIVSQLNLSREDKQEILKSFQSYKEGKMSLKDVINMVGRFLPKSRLHTRDISGIWNDLQTGLNEEEEDHLKRSEMNSLQKRFYLGSWSDVKDRVKKLMNGLKEKELELFLIVLLLVVLGEFLSCPVEKVADDAWFDFLDRIDDLEKYGKQRLSGSMAFILIPVIITLVVDYTDCILPYNIHHFLIHIYLFIAFIVVTMIVAIFYPIPSVDKQKYSSKFGQGMRIVCCDCSSVLYVLTLLLLGMVYASFNNFLFWLIQDLGGKEVTMGLCVTIATLAEIPMLLFSGKMIRKLGNAGVISISLVAMALRMLYYSFLWNPWVVIPIELMHAFTHTAMWYAVLSFDDYNVGPAVDRSIRSILSSIYFGIGFSVGSVVSGVVWHIFGSSVLYWSASVLCAVWSFLFFVIQKCLPKKERIRYIRLLPGEDGMDSGGDDEDWLEMALKEQ, from the coding sequence ATGGAAACAGTAAATATATCACGGTCTATATTAATATGCAATGTCTTCCAGTTCTTCTTTGCATCATCCAAAGCCTGCCTTTTACCGTTTTTGACTCTGTTCTTCCGTTTGATGGGACTCAATGCCGTGGAGACAGGAATTATCATAGCTGCCAAAACACTTACGGGATTTGTGTGGGCTCCCATTTGGGCTCGTTGTGCAATAGCTTACAATAAACGAAGAATTGTATTGATATTTTCTCTGATGGTCATGGCAGCGACCTATTTTACCATGACTATCGTTTACAGTCATGTTTCAAACAATCAGTTTTCTTGCAACAAAAGTTTTCACAGTGGAGACGGTGTGTTAGGTACTACAGTAAATAAGTCTGGTGGAAACAATAGTTATGGCACAAACAGTGTCACAATGTCTAGTAAAATCCAACCTACCGGTACCTTTATCACCATGCCAGTGACTAACGAAACCATTTACAATACTGCACAAGCAGTAAGTAACATATCAAAATTATCTACAACTTCCATTCCTACAAGCTCGCTAATGCCAACAAGTCCTTTTCAACAATCAAAGCTTAAAAAGTTATTTTCGATTGTTTCTCAACTTAATTTATCTAGGGAAGATAAGCAGGAGATATTGAAAAGCTTTCAGTCTTATAAAGAAGGCAAAATGAGTTTAAAAGACGTGATAAACATGGTTGGTCGATTCCTTCCTAAAAGCAGGCTGCACACCAGAGACATCAGTGGAATTTGGAATGACTTACAAACAGGGctaaatgaagaagaagaagaccaTCTAAAACGTTCTGAGATGAACTCACTTCAGAAGCGATTCTACCTGGGTTCGTGGTCGGACGTCAAGGACCGGGTGAAGAAGCTGATGAACGGACTGAAGGAGAAGGAACTGGAACTGTTTCTCATTGTCCTGCTGCTCGTGGTCCTTGGGGAATTCCTCAGTTGTCCCGTGGAGAAGGTCGCCGATGACGCGTGGTTCGACTTCTTGGACCGCATTGACGACCTAGAGAAATACGGCAAACAGAGGCTGTCGGGATCCATGGCCTTCATCCTGATTCCAGTCATCATAACCCTGGTGGTGGACTACACTGACTGCATTCTGCCATACAACATCCACCACTTCTTGATCCACATCTACCTGTTTATTGCCTTTATCGTTGTCACCATGATCGTGGCCATCTTCTACCCTATTCCCAGCGTGGACAAGCAGAAGTATTCCAGCAAGTTTGGCCAGGGCATGAGGATCGTCTGCTGCGACTGCAGTAGTGTTCTCTATGTCCTCACTCTCCTGCTGCTGGGAATGGTGTACGCATCTTTCAACAACTTCCTCTTCTGGTTGATCCAAGATCTGGGCGGGAAGGAGGTCACGATGGGTCTGTGCGTGACGATCGCAACGTTGGCGGAAATCCCCATGCTTCTCTTCAGCGGGAAGATGATCAGGAAGCTGGGCAATGCTGGTGTCATCTCCATCTCTCTGGTGGCCATGGCTCTGCGCATGCTCTACTACTCCTTCCTGTGGAACCCGTGGGTGGTGATTCCCATTGAGCTGATGCATGCGTTCACTCACACGGCTATGTGGTATGCTGTCCTCAGCTTCGACGATTACAACGTGGGACCTGCTGTCGACCGAAGCATCCGTTCCATATTGTCATCCATTTACTTTGGCATCGGCTTTTCGGTGGGTAGTGTCGTTTCGGGGGTTGTTTGGCACATCTTTGGTAGCTCCGTTCTGTACTGGTCAGCCAGTGTCCTGTGTGCTGTTTGGAGCTTTCTGTTTTTCGTCATCCAGAAGTGTCTTccgaagaaagaaagaataagaTACATCCGGCTTCTTCCTGGCGAAGATGGAATGGACtctggtggtgatgatgaagaCTGGCTGGAGATGGCGCTGAAAGAACAGTAG